Proteins encoded within one genomic window of Rhodohalobacter sp. SW132:
- a CDS encoding DNA sulfur modification protein DndB, with protein MDIPSSDKTYIELLGQFGEFSIPNEDLKIKYFSTFANKKVRNSGPSILLKELKPMRERANSSEIDDINSLLQRDLNDSRVANELIPYLMGEKRNNIAFFPAILAALVPKGFLTVGSNKYPKISGEQDGTIFYENNWKLEVFNDKDGSPTSLGKLFIDNFETDIIVLDGQHRANAFRVICDSFEDRENSIYEAFYEEVEPVDNYISDLPVTLIWFESNGEDIDPKLISRKLFVDVNSNARPVNESRKILLNDFEPASVLTKYYYTLLATEESFKTNKFSLLHSGFDVDSDLKKSTSHVFTLTTPQIMHDINNWLFFGTRVNNQLNRYKVKQTPNSYTDLSQCDKILPLFKSSTKTYEDDNNNYKKHFQRNREEDEYLEEFKHRIFPIYKKLFDQFILTNKHFKACSDLERLYNTTWSAEKKEIWRKVFCGGEGLYYSFRNIPSSRVSDSQRIQEKLKIIQEIEDEFVEARSVYFENVETKRINSAFTSVRSKAFQIGYFMAFIDYMYDKYEEVNEEIINKSIDSFKEGLNSKSLESWINIFTVLRPAIITSGTNPRSWPAYHKIILRIVQRENSFYNKDENKEKSPEAEVFKNKLNTKLRGWLESTGNIIEEVEFENIESVLNGWISDSKEETKKLFNDVELDLLEGIDWNGLGKNYISKILEE; from the coding sequence ATGGACATTCCAAGTAGTGACAAAACTTATATCGAATTACTCGGGCAATTTGGAGAATTTTCAATTCCAAATGAAGATCTAAAAATTAAATATTTTTCAACGTTCGCTAATAAAAAAGTGAGAAATTCTGGCCCAAGTATTCTTTTAAAAGAGTTGAAGCCTATGAGAGAAAGGGCAAATTCATCAGAAATAGACGATATAAACTCATTACTACAAAGAGATCTAAATGATTCAAGGGTCGCAAATGAGTTAATACCATATTTAATGGGGGAAAAAAGAAATAACATTGCATTTTTTCCAGCAATTCTGGCAGCTCTAGTACCCAAAGGATTTTTGACTGTTGGTAGTAATAAATACCCGAAAATTAGTGGAGAGCAAGACGGCACTATCTTTTATGAAAATAATTGGAAACTTGAAGTTTTTAATGATAAAGATGGAAGTCCTACTTCATTGGGTAAATTGTTTATAGATAATTTTGAGACAGACATCATTGTGTTGGACGGACAACATAGAGCTAACGCTTTTAGAGTTATTTGTGATTCATTTGAGGATAGAGAAAATTCCATCTACGAAGCTTTTTACGAAGAGGTAGAACCTGTGGACAATTATATATCTGATTTACCAGTAACGTTGATATGGTTTGAATCGAATGGCGAAGATATTGATCCGAAACTTATCTCGAGGAAGCTTTTTGTTGATGTTAACAGCAATGCAAGACCTGTCAATGAATCAAGAAAGATTTTATTGAATGATTTTGAGCCAGCATCAGTGCTTACAAAATATTATTACACACTTTTAGCAACTGAAGAATCTTTCAAGACAAATAAATTTTCATTGTTGCATAGTGGTTTTGATGTTGATTCAGATTTAAAAAAATCGACATCTCACGTATTTACACTTACCACACCACAAATAATGCACGATATTAACAATTGGTTGTTTTTTGGGACAAGAGTAAATAATCAATTGAATAGATATAAAGTAAAGCAAACGCCAAATTCATACACCGATTTAAGTCAATGTGATAAAATCTTGCCTCTTTTTAAATCTAGCACAAAAACATATGAAGATGATAACAATAATTACAAAAAACATTTTCAAAGAAATAGGGAAGAAGATGAGTATTTAGAAGAATTTAAACACAGGATATTCCCCATATATAAGAAACTATTCGATCAATTTATACTTACAAACAAGCACTTCAAAGCTTGTAGTGATCTAGAAAGACTTTATAACACAACTTGGTCAGCTGAAAAAAAAGAGATCTGGAGAAAAGTATTCTGTGGAGGAGAGGGGTTGTATTATTCTTTTAGAAACATACCGAGCAGTAGAGTTTCGGATTCTCAGAGAATTCAGGAAAAATTAAAAATTATACAAGAAATCGAGGACGAATTTGTTGAAGCCAGATCTGTCTACTTTGAAAATGTTGAAACAAAGAGGATCAATAGTGCCTTTACTTCGGTAAGGAGTAAAGCATTTCAAATTGGTTATTTTATGGCCTTTATTGATTATATGTACGATAAGTACGAAGAAGTTAATGAAGAAATTATAAATAAATCTATTGATTCTTTTAAAGAAGGGCTAAATAGTAAATCATTAGAGAGTTGGATAAATATATTTACAGTACTTAGACCAGCTATAATTACAAGTGGTACAAATCCACGCTCTTGGCCTGCATATCACAAGATTATTCTGAGAATTGTTCAAAGAGAAAACAGTTTTTATAATAAAGATGAAAACAAAGAAAAATCTCCTGAAGCAGAAGTTTTCAAAAATAAATTAAATACTAAGCTCAGAGGATGGTTAGAGTCAACTGGCAACATCATCGAAGAAGTAGAATTTGAAAATATAGAATCGGTATTAAATGGGTGGATATCTGATTCTAAGGAAGAAACAAAAAAGCTTTTTAATGATGTTGAGCTTGATTTACTGGAGGGTATTGATTGGAACGGGCTAGGGAAAAACTATATTTCAAAAATTTTGGAAGAATAG
- a CDS encoding phospholipase D family protein, with protein sequence MINTRSFHYKDLLSLLENSMTRVDNEVVLVAPFIKHSIIEILLQHLKDKTKLTVYTRWRLDEILSGVSDIEIWELIRDSQNMSLKLSPNLHAKYYRFDNTVILGSANLTAKALITNAASNFELLQTSELNDECRSFEMALVNQSVEVNNELFKQVKRIVEQSEDRELSNEVNELGISYDAEDSIIADHLDLYQWIPRTRNPENLFVYYSKYHELLTDVQIKHAEIDLSFFPIKRGLNKEVFEESISFYLVQMPVIRKIDEFIIGSKSFGEMANFLGREFKLNIRDIDHKRSWQTLMRWLLYFISDKYDVIVNKYSEIIFKKK encoded by the coding sequence ATGATTAATACTCGTTCATTTCATTATAAAGATCTATTATCTCTTCTTGAAAATTCAATGACAAGAGTTGATAACGAGGTTGTATTGGTTGCTCCATTCATAAAGCATTCTATCATTGAAATTCTTCTGCAGCACTTAAAAGATAAAACGAAACTCACTGTTTATACTCGGTGGAGGTTGGATGAGATATTATCCGGTGTCAGCGATATTGAAATTTGGGAGCTAATTCGTGATAGCCAAAATATGTCTTTAAAACTTTCCCCAAATCTACATGCAAAGTATTACCGGTTTGATAATACAGTTATTCTGGGGTCAGCAAATCTTACTGCCAAAGCTTTAATTACTAATGCAGCTTCTAATTTTGAATTACTTCAAACTTCTGAGTTGAACGATGAGTGTCGCTCATTTGAAATGGCACTGGTAAATCAGTCGGTTGAAGTAAACAATGAACTGTTTAAACAGGTAAAAAGAATAGTAGAGCAGAGTGAAGACAGAGAATTATCTAATGAAGTAAACGAATTAGGAATTAGCTATGATGCGGAAGATAGTATAATAGCAGACCATTTAGATTTATATCAATGGATTCCAAGAACAAGAAACCCTGAAAATCTTTTCGTTTATTACTCCAAATACCATGAGTTGTTAACTGATGTTCAAATAAAACACGCTGAAATCGATTTGTCTTTTTTTCCTATAAAACGCGGATTAAATAAGGAAGTATTTGAAGAGTCTATTTCTTTTTATTTGGTTCAAATGCCAGTAATAAGAAAAATTGATGAATTCATAATAGGAAGTAAAAGCTTTGGTGAAATGGCGAATTTTTTAGGTAGAGAATTTAAGTTAAACATAAGAGACATTGATCATAAAAGAAGTTGGCAAACTTTGATGCGGTGGCTATTATACTTTATCTCTGATAAGTATGATGTGATAGTTAATAAATATTCTGAAATAATTTTTAAAAAGAAATAA